One Streptosporangium sp. NBC_01495 DNA window includes the following coding sequences:
- a CDS encoding ROK family transcriptional regulator: MTQPTPGTPSLLRAINDRAALQALLERGPLTRPEIGALTGLSKPTASQLLIRLQEAGLVVLDGIREGLPGRTAEVYRLNPAAAHVAALDVTRAGIDVRVADITGAVVGEHHLPSPGRSGGDALERVRAALEGAGAPAALRRVVIGVQGTIDPGTGKMAYATSKDMPGWHIPDLVRTLGDGLGVPVAVENNVNLVAQAEQAHGVGRGHRDFVLLWADEGLGAALVLGGRLHRGATGGAGEVGYMPTPGAPTARDTGRYANHGYQALTGGPAVLKILRSYGVRGTGPTQAVLNAVQASTSTGRRADDARAGLRDIASRLAVGLAAITSVVDPEIIVLTGGTLLAGGDTLRELVEHELHALTIPRPPLLLSTVEGNPVLAGALDLALATARDEVFSSTVPS, encoded by the coding sequence GTGACCCAGCCGACCCCCGGCACCCCCAGCCTGTTGCGCGCGATCAACGACCGCGCCGCCCTGCAGGCGTTGCTGGAGCGCGGCCCGCTCACCCGCCCGGAGATCGGCGCCCTCACCGGCCTGTCCAAGCCCACCGCCTCGCAGCTTCTCATCCGTCTCCAGGAGGCGGGCCTGGTCGTGCTCGACGGCATCCGCGAGGGGCTGCCCGGCCGCACCGCGGAGGTCTACCGGCTCAACCCCGCCGCCGCGCACGTCGCCGCGCTGGACGTCACGCGCGCGGGCATCGACGTCAGGGTCGCCGACATCACCGGTGCCGTGGTCGGCGAGCACCACCTGCCCAGCCCCGGCCGCTCCGGCGGCGACGCGCTGGAGCGGGTCCGGGCCGCGCTGGAGGGCGCGGGCGCCCCCGCGGCGCTGCGGCGCGTGGTCATCGGCGTGCAGGGCACGATCGACCCCGGCACCGGGAAGATGGCGTACGCCACCAGCAAGGACATGCCCGGCTGGCACATCCCGGACCTGGTCCGCACCCTCGGCGACGGCCTGGGCGTGCCGGTCGCCGTGGAGAACAACGTCAACCTCGTCGCCCAGGCCGAGCAGGCGCACGGCGTGGGCCGCGGCCACCGTGACTTCGTGCTGCTCTGGGCCGACGAGGGCCTCGGCGCCGCGCTGGTCCTCGGCGGCCGGCTGCACCGGGGCGCCACCGGCGGCGCCGGAGAGGTCGGCTACATGCCCACCCCCGGCGCGCCGACCGCCAGGGACACCGGCCGCTACGCCAACCACGGCTACCAGGCCCTCACCGGCGGCCCGGCGGTGCTCAAGATCCTCAGGTCGTACGGCGTGCGCGGCACCGGGCCCACGCAGGCGGTGCTGAACGCCGTACAGGCCTCCACCTCCACCGGAAGGCGCGCCGACGACGCCCGCGCCGGGCTGCGCGACATCGCCTCCCGGCTCGCCGTCGGGCTGGCCGCGATCACCTCCGTCGTCGACCCCGAGATCATCGTGCTGACCGGCGGGACCCTCCTCGCCGGCGGCGACACCCTGCGCGAGCTCGTCGAGCACGAGCTCCACGCCCTGACCATCCCCCGGCCCCCGCTGCTGCTGTCGACCGTCGAGGGCAACCCCGTCCTCGCCGGCGCGCTCGACCTCGCCCTCGCGA